The Ignavibacteria bacterium sequence TTATGCATTTTTATAACGGACATACTTCTTCCCTACTCCGTAGGAGTGCTGTACATATTTCCACTACTGATGATATTCTGGAAATATCCCAGGTCATATACGCACACACTTGCCTCGGTAACCACAGTACTTATACTGACAGATATTTATACCTGCTCTGAGTACAGGTCCGAAACTGCTCTTGTAAGCCGCTGGATAGAAATTTTACTTATCTGGTTAATTGTCCTCTATCTCGTCTACAGCAGAAAAAATGAAAGTTCGTTAAGGGAAACCAACCTGCTGCTTCAGACAATATCCGATAATACAAACCTGCTGTTTATTTATCTTAAAAATGACTTTACAATAATTAACGTAAATAAGGCCTTTGCCGAAATTTTCTCCTGTGAGGCCGCGGCATTCACGGGAAAAAATTATTTTGATTTTGTAAGGTGCGAAGAGGACCGTAAGCTTTTCAATGAGGTAATTAAGGCTAAAAAGCCACTCTATATACATGAACGCCCGTTGTATGCCCCGGGGCTGAACAGAAAAGATTCCAATTTCTGGAACTGGGATCTTATTCCCCTTTTCGGCCACAGAGGGAAAGTAAGCGGAATAATTGTCTGCCTGCTCGACGTTTCCGAACAGATCCGCTCGCAGTCAGAACTCAGACAGTCCAACAGGATACTTAAAAGCGTTTTTTCAAGCCTTAATGAAGCCGTGCTTCTTATCGATCCTGCGACACAGAAAATAATCGACTGCAATAAGGCGGCTGAAAAGATTTTAGGCTATGAAAAGCACGAACTTGACGGACAGGACATGAGAATACTTCATGTAAACGAGGAGATGCATAACCGCTTCACCGATGAATCCAACGAGGCTCTTAAGACAAAAGGCTTTTATGAAACTGTATTTCATCTGAGGAGGAAAAACAGGGAGATCTTTATTTCCGAACATTACGTGAACCCTATTTATGATGAAGCCGGGAAGCTGACTCTCATAATCAGTGTCGTACGCGATATCACGGAAAGGAAAAAGGCCGAGAATCAGATCTACAACCAGAAATACCGCGCAGAGGCACTTGCCGGTATTTCGCAGAGGCTGAACGAAGTCACGCTGGATTATCAGGCGGTGCTTGACGTTGCAGTCAGATATACTGCAGAACTAATAGGCGATGCGGCAATCATACGTCTTACATCGGATGATAACAACTGGATTACACCCGCTGCATTTTATCATTCCGACTATGAGAAGGTCAGGCTCCTGCGGAACATATTTGAGTCGGAAACGCAGGCTATAGACGAAGGCTTTGCCGGTTACGTAATTAATACAGGAAAGCCCGTGCTCATTCCGAACGTTACAAAGGAAAAACTCATTGCAGCGCGCGAGAAAGAATATTTTCCATATTCAGAAGATTACAGAACGTTCAGTTTCTTAATGGTTCCTTTGAGGGTGGAAAGCAAGCTCATTGGAACAATGGATATTTCAAGAGATGAACCGGGGCACCCATATACTCTCGAAGACCAGTTTTTCCTGCAGAACATAGCCGACAGAATTGCGCTCGCCATTTTCAATGCTCAGCTCTACAGCAATAACATGCACGAGATCTCTGTTCGCAAGCAGACTGAAATAACGCTCAGGCAGAAAGAGGAACTGCTGGCCGAAGCACAGAGGCTGACCCACCTGGGAAGCTATCAGTATAATATACCGGAGAACAAGCTTAACTTCTCGGATGAACTCTTCAGGATTTTCGGACTGGAGCCTTCAAATGAAAGCCCCGCGCTTGAAGAAATCGCCGGCAAAGTACAAAGAGAAGACCTGGCGCTTTTCAAAAAGACCCTTGGCTTCCCTATGGACGGCGGCAAATCCTATGAAACAGAATACCGCCTGCAGCTTCCGGACGGGACACAGAAGTATGTCCTCTGCAAGAGCAAGCCTGTAATAAATGAAGCCGGGGGCCTGGAGGAGGTCCTTGGCGCAGTGCTGGATATTACTGAGAGGAAAAAAGCAGAAGAGGAATTAAAGCAGACCTTAACCGAGCTCGAGCGTTCGAACAAGGACCTGGAGCAGTTTGCATATGTTGCAAGCCACGACCTGCAGGAACCGCTCAGGATGGTCTCTAACTTCACGCAGCTATTTGCAAGGCGCTACCGCAACAGGCTCGATTCAAGTGCAGATGAATTTATTGAATTTATTGTCGAAGGCGCCATGCGTATGCAGCACCTGATAAGAGACCTGCTGCTTTATTCAAGGCTTTCGGCCAGGACAAAAAGTTTTGAGCCGGTTGATTTTAAGACGGTTATGGAAAAGGTCCTCTCAAACCTGAGGCTCTTTATTGAAGAAAGCCAGGCAACTGTAAGCTTCGGAAAGATGCCTGTAATTGCTGCTGACCCGGTGCAGATTGAGCAGCTGTTTTCCAACCTCATCATTAATGCAATTAAATTCCACAACCATGAAAATCCTGTTGTAAAAGTCAGCTGTTCGTTCCAGAATAAGGACTGGGTATTTTCTGTCCAGGATAACGGCATCGGCATTGAGCCCGATTATCATGAAAGAATATTTGTCATCTTCCAGCGCCTGCACGAGCGCAGTGAATATCCGGGCACAGGCATAGGCCTTGCAATCTGCAAGAAGGTAGTAGAGCATCACGGGGGCCGGATATGGGTGGATTCCGAACAGGGCAAGGGCTCTACATTCTACTTTTCAATTCCCGAAAGCAACTGAGATTATACATACAGTTCTCCTAAATAAAAGCAATGCCCAGCCTCACAATTATTTGCAAAACTCATGTACCGCACCCACAAAAAAAAGAGCTATTCCGGTGACCATTTTTTTTGCTATTTGATTTGCGTATATGAAATTTAGTTTTATATTATAATTAGATACCGATGTGAACGACCAGACACAGAATAACTTCTTTATCAAGCCCAGGATTGAATGATCACACGCTGAAGAAAATTATTAAAAGGGACATACTCCTTTAACAAGGTTATAATTTTCTTACACCTTTTTTATTTTATACGCCAACAGATTTTTTGTTAAATAATTTTACGTTGTTTTTCAGAGGGCATATTTTTTTTGCTAATATTTTCCAATCAATTAGCCAGAGATAAAGAAATATCATTTGGGAGGGAGGTTACCTATGGAACTGTTTTGGCTGTTTCTCATATGGGTATTCTTACTGTACTTTATCCGGATACACATGGAGTTGTATTCCTATAGAAAGTATTTTAGTCAGCACAACGATATTTATGTTCCTTCATACAATGAGCTGGCTAAGACGGATCACTGGAGCATTCGTACTGCGCAGTACATATTCACCCAGTTCAGAAGAACTAACAAGAACGTAAAAGAGCACCTTTCCACAACGGAAAGCCTTGCTCCGGTATATAAAAAGAAGTTGCTTCCAATGTCCTAAAGCCAGAGGCAAAGAAGATATTAAACAGTTTTACTATACCCGTTTTACTGTTTAGTTTTCTTCTTTGCCTTTATTCTTACCTGGCACGCGTGCGCGTGGGCTTAATTGCCCGGGGACAAATATTTTATATGGGTTGATAATAATTGTAAAATATTTTAGCTTGATATTTTAGTTATTACAATTCTGTTTATTCTGCTAAAATGAGAGGGTTATGCGTTTAGTATTAAAATTGAAGGCCATTAAGGAAAAAGAATTCCCGTATAATTATAATGCGCTTGTTTCAAGGGAAATTTCTAATCTTCTCGGTTTTGAAACTCCGGAATTTAAGAGCTATCTGCAGTCTAAAGGCTACCGGGCAACGGATAAACCGTTCGGGCTTTTTACCTTCAATTTGCATTTTGAGAATGTATTCCATAAAAGAGAGACTCTTTTCCTGCGCAGCAACAATGCGCACCTGAGTATTTCTTTCCCTCTGTTAAACGACTATATAAACAATTACATTATTGACAAGCTGCCGGAGAAGGAAATTATAATTCAGAAGGGGCAGCTGCAGACAACTTTCCTGATAAGCAGAGTTGAAACAGTACAGGAACCTGTGTTCAGGGATGACATAATCTTTGTACCCAAGTCCCCTCTTATGCTGCCCGGTAAAAAGATGATTAAAAACGTCCTGAGGAATGTTTACTATACTTACAGGGACGACATACGCGTGGTAAGCAAACTCATAAAAGAGGACCTCTGCAGAAAGTACGAATCCATTTACAACTCTCTGCCAGCAAACGATTACATATTCTTCCAGTGGGACAGGAACTACATTTACGCCAATGAGAAGACTACAAAGAAGCTAAAACCGAAATTCATGCTCGAATCCAACCAGAAGAATTTTTCTGTCCTTGGCAACATGGTGCCCTTTAGAATAAAGGGTAATCCCGATTTAATTAAAGTAGGCTATCAGTGCGGATTCGGAAAGCTGAATTATCTTGGTTTCGGTTTTAGTGAGTTTCAGGATTAAGAGGAAAGTGCCTGTTTGTTACTGATTTTAATTGTTACTTGTATAGCGGATATTTAAGTAATCCCTGCTGAACTCCGAATAGCTGGTGCTTAAGACCTCAACAAAGCCGTCTATAT is a genomic window containing:
- the cas6 gene encoding CRISPR-associated endoribonuclease Cas6 — its product is MRLVLKLKAIKEKEFPYNYNALVSREISNLLGFETPEFKSYLQSKGYRATDKPFGLFTFNLHFENVFHKRETLFLRSNNAHLSISFPLLNDYINNYIIDKLPEKEIIIQKGQLQTTFLISRVETVQEPVFRDDIIFVPKSPLMLPGKKMIKNVLRNVYYTYRDDIRVVSKLIKEDLCRKYESIYNSLPANDYIFFQWDRNYIYANEKTTKKLKPKFMLESNQKNFSVLGNMVPFRIKGNPDLIKVGYQCGFGKLNYLGFGFSEFQD
- a CDS encoding PAS domain S-box protein; its protein translation is MEQNSKKLSLLALSIFLTLCIFITDILLPYSVGVLYIFPLLMIFWKYPRSYTHTLASVTTVLILTDIYTCSEYRSETALVSRWIEILLIWLIVLYLVYSRKNESSLRETNLLLQTISDNTNLLFIYLKNDFTIINVNKAFAEIFSCEAAAFTGKNYFDFVRCEEDRKLFNEVIKAKKPLYIHERPLYAPGLNRKDSNFWNWDLIPLFGHRGKVSGIIVCLLDVSEQIRSQSELRQSNRILKSVFSSLNEAVLLIDPATQKIIDCNKAAEKILGYEKHELDGQDMRILHVNEEMHNRFTDESNEALKTKGFYETVFHLRRKNREIFISEHYVNPIYDEAGKLTLIISVVRDITERKKAENQIYNQKYRAEALAGISQRLNEVTLDYQAVLDVAVRYTAELIGDAAIIRLTSDDNNWITPAAFYHSDYEKVRLLRNIFESETQAIDEGFAGYVINTGKPVLIPNVTKEKLIAAREKEYFPYSEDYRTFSFLMVPLRVESKLIGTMDISRDEPGHPYTLEDQFFLQNIADRIALAIFNAQLYSNNMHEISVRKQTEITLRQKEELLAEAQRLTHLGSYQYNIPENKLNFSDELFRIFGLEPSNESPALEEIAGKVQREDLALFKKTLGFPMDGGKSYETEYRLQLPDGTQKYVLCKSKPVINEAGGLEEVLGAVLDITERKKAEEELKQTLTELERSNKDLEQFAYVASHDLQEPLRMVSNFTQLFARRYRNRLDSSADEFIEFIVEGAMRMQHLIRDLLLYSRLSARTKSFEPVDFKTVMEKVLSNLRLFIEESQATVSFGKMPVIAADPVQIEQLFSNLIINAIKFHNHENPVVKVSCSFQNKDWVFSVQDNGIGIEPDYHERIFVIFQRLHERSEYPGTGIGLAICKKVVEHHGGRIWVDSEQGKGSTFYFSIPESN